A stretch of the Panicum virgatum strain AP13 chromosome 9N, P.virgatum_v5, whole genome shotgun sequence genome encodes the following:
- the LOC120688070 gene encoding probable polyamine transporter At3g13620, with product MAREAHLGGDAAAAAKDKNAEADAMAAADDGGGGGGARPGSGGGEHKLSLVPLIFLIFFEVAGGPYGAEPAVQSAGPLYALLGFLVFPFIWAIPEALVTAELSTAMPGNGGFVLWADRAFGPFPGSLMGTWKYVSGAINGAAFPALCADYLARVAPAVGAGGPRVAAIVAFNVALSFLNYTGLTVVGWTAVGLGIASLSPFLLMSGVALPKIRPRRWGGVARDKDWKLFFNTLFWNLNYWDSVSTMAGEVERPGKTLPKALVAAVSMTSLGYLLPLMAATGAVDVAPEDWGNGFFADAAGMIAGRWLKYWIEVGAVLSSIGLYSATLSSAAFQLLGMADLGLLPRVFAVRAPVFNTPWVSIVVTSAITLGMSFFSFNNIVAAANFLYSLGMLLEFAAFIWLRVKRPDLPRPYRVPARLPGAVALCLVPSAFLVFVMAIAGWKVYAISAAFTAAGAGVYYIMRLCKARGCLRFSDGGGGDEGAAAPAPTPAYQRQGSRNGDV from the exons atggcgcgcGAGGCCCATCTCggcggggacgcggcggcggcggccaaggacAAGAACGCCGAGGCCGACgctatggcggcggcggacgacggcggcggcggaggcggggccaggcccggcagcggcggcggcgagcacaaGCTCTCGCTGGTGCCGctcatcttcctcatcttcttcgAGGTGGCGGGGGGCCCCTACGGCGCGGAGCCGGCGGTGCAGTCGGCGGGCCCGCTCTACGCGCTGCTGGGCTTCCTCGTCTTCCCCTTCATCTGGGCCATCCCGGAGGCGCTCGTCACCGCCGAGCTCTCCACCGCCATGCCGGGCAACGGCGGCTTCGTCCTCTGGGCCGACCGCGCCTTCGGGCCCTTCCCGGGCTCCCTCATGGGCACCTGGAAGTACGTCTCGGGCGCCATCAACGGCGCCGCCTTCCCGGCGCTCTGCGCCGACTACCTCGCCCGCGTCGCGCCCGCCGTCGGGGCCGGGGGCCCGCGGGTCGCCGCCATCGTCGCCTTCAACGTCGCGCTCTCCTTCCTCAACTACACGGGGCTCACCGTCGTGGGGTGGACCGCCGTCGGGCTCGGGATCGCCTCGCTCTCGCCGTTCCTGCTCATGTCCGGCGTCGCGCTGCCCAAGATCCGCCCGCGCCGCTGGGGCGGCGTCGCCAGGGACAAGGACTGGAAGCTCTTCTTCAACACGCTCTTCTGGAACCTCAACTACTGGGACAGCGTCAGCACCAtggccggcgaggtcgagcggccCGGCAAGACGCTGCCCAaggcgctcgtcgccgccgtctccATGACCTCTCTCGGGTACCTGCTGCCGCTCATGGCCGCCACGggcgccgtcgacgtcgcgcCGGAGGACTGGGGGAACGGATTCTTCGCCGACGCCGCAG GCATGATCGCCGGCAGGTGGCTCAAGTACTGGATCGAGGTGGGCGCGGTGCTGTCCTCCATCGGCCTCTACTCGGCGACGCTGAGCAGCGCGGCGTTCCAGCTGCTGGGCATGGCGGACCTGGGCCTCCTCCCGCGCGTCTTCGCCGTGCGCGCCCCCGTCTTCAACACGCCCTGGGTCAGCATCGTGGTCACCAGCGCCATCACCCTGGGCATGTCCTTCTTCAGCTTCAACAACATCGTGGCCGCCGCCAACTTCCTCTACAGCCTGGGCATGCTCCTCGAGTTCGCCGCCTTCATCTGGCTCCGCGTCAAGCGGCCCGACCTGCCGCGGCCGTACCGCGTGCCGGCGCGCCTGCCGGGCGCCGTGGCGCTCTGCCTCGTGCCCTCGGCGTTCCTCGTCTTCGTCATGGCCATCGCCGGGTGGAAGGTGTACGCCATCAGCGCGGCGTTCAcggccgccggggccggggTGTACTACATCATGCGGCTCTGCAAGGCCCGGGGCTGCCTCAGGttcagcgacggcggcggtggcgacgagggggcggcggcgccggcgccgacgccggcgtaCCAGCGCCAGGGCAGCAGGAACGGCGATGTCTGA